CCATGCATATTGGGATCGCTGAGCGATATGATTTAGTGGTTCCAAAGGCAGGGGGTCCTCGTCTGCAGCCTGGGGACTATATTCATTTTAATGGACGGTCTTCAAAGTTTTCCGAGGGAGGTTGGGGAATCCTGAGGGTCTTGGATAAGGAGACGCCAGACCTGAAGCCGCTCCCAGCCGGGTATTCAGGTCGAAATGAGATTCCCAAGCCCCTTCCTGTTTGTCCTGAAGAGGCTCCGGTGAAATCATTTAATGTGGTCGCGATGGACTTTCCAGGGATGAGTTTTAATCCCAGTGCTCCGGAATCCATTGAGATTGACTTTGAGAGGACCATTGAGCTGAGAAATCCTGAGGGCAAGATCTACGTCCTTGAGGATGAGGTCACTAAAGTGGCAGGGGATTATCACCCGATGCCATTGACTATTCGAGCAAACGTGGGAGATTGCATTAAAGTTAATCTCAAAAATAAAATGAAGGAGAGCCGGGCTTCCTTCTCGGCAATATCATTGGCCTTTAATCCCCAAGATTCATTGGGGGCAAATGTCGGTAATAACAAAGGGGATCAAACGATTGCCCCAGGAGAGTCAAAGACCTATACCTATTATGCAGATCCTTTTAACGGAGAGATTTCTTCCCTGGTATGGGACTGGGGAAATGTGATGTTAAACCCACGAAACGGTTTGTTCGGGGCGGTCATCATCGGGCCTAAAGGGTCGCAATACCGTGATCCGAAGACTGGTGCGGACATTTCCTTAAAAAATAGCTGGGAAGCGGATGTGATTGTCGATAAGACCATTCCAGGTCAAGAAAACCGCAAAAATTACCGTGATGTGGCTTTACTCTTTCAAGATGAAGACAACATTATCGGCACCAGCTTTATGCCATATGTTCAGAATGTAGCCGGTCTCACCGGTGTCAATTATCGATCCGAACCTTATCTTCACAGAGAAGAGGCTGGTTGTACGCTTGGACGCATGTTTCAGCCTTGTGAGGTTGAAAATCCACAAGATCCGGTTACACCGCTTATCCAGGCGCATGCTGGCGACCCCGTGAGGATTCATGTGTTCGGTGCCAGCAGTGAGCAAAACGGGATGTTTAGTGTGGAAAAACATGAATGGCCGATCGAACCATTCATGCCGGGAGCCGACGAAATCAGTGTGGTGGAGTTCGCCGGTTCAGAAACGATCGATGTATTTATCCCGTCCGCTGGTGGACGTGATATGCTTCCCGCGGATTATGTCTGGAATAATCAGCGGCTCCCTTACTCGCAATCAGGTCAGTGGGGCTATTTAAGGGTACTCCCGAAAAATGACCAACGGATCCTGCCTCTGGAAAGAGGAGCGAGTGAGATCAAGCAAGCTTCGATCGACGCGGTGGAGACTGGAAGGGTGTTGCCGGTGGCAGCCAAATAACCAACTTCATCATTAAGGTTTTAAGAATGGGGGATTCGCAAGGATCCCCCATTTTTTTATATTTGTATTGGATTTCTTTTATCGGTTGTGAAACGAAACGGATCAAAGTTTTAATTTAAGCCAAATTGAAAATGCCGTTAGGTAAGCTGTTATGATATTTCTACAAGAAGTATCCCTCATTTAAGCGAATCTCGGATTATTAATTCTAATGGTTTTTTTTAAGCCAATTATGGCTTTTGGCAAATGCCTTGACCTCGTCGAAAGGTGAAGCTACGATTTGCTCAATTAAATGACCATACTGACATAAAAATATTGGGGTTCCCAGCGAATGCCTTCTTTTCCGGGCGAAATGAAGTCATCCGAATTCGGCCTTGGGGTGGTGAATTCTCCAATTTTTCCATCAGTGGCGTCTTAGTCATCGGATTAATTTGGAGGGGTTTATGCGTGGAAGACAAAGTAAGAAACGTCTTGTTGCGACCGGTTTGTTGGTGATCGGGTTTACTTTGATATCGGTGATGATGACATGGGCGTTGGACGTGTCAGACATACGACCGGAATGGACTGAAGCTGGTAAGAAATTGGCTTTACAGCGAGCCCAATGGCCGACTAAAGAAAAGAGAGTGGTAATTCCAGCCGGATGGTTTACGATGGGGAGTAATAAAAAAATTGATCGGAAGGCCTACCGGCCTGAGATGCCCCAACGCCAGGTGTACCTGGATGCCTTTGAGATTGATGCCTATGAAGTCACGGCTTTGGAGTATTTGCGTTTTGTCGTGGACACGGGTCGTCCGCCATTACCGGATTGGAAGTTCGACGGAGGAAACTTTCAGGAGAGTATGGCCCATCATCCCGTGATGCATGTCTCGTGGTTTGAAGCCGATGCCTATTGCCGGTGGGCAGGAAAGCGGCTGCCTACGGAAGCGGAGTGGGAAAAAGCTGCCAGAGGAACGGACGCACGAATTTATCCATGGGGAAATACCCCGGCAGGGCTTACGCGAGCAAATTTTGGGAGATCGGGCATTTCCGGCCCAGTTCGTGATCGACCTGAACGGCTGCTTCTTTATCCACCTATAATCTCCGTTGATAAGTATGAAATCGGGGTCAGTCCTTATAACGTTTTTCAAATGGCAGGGAATGTCGCAGAATGGGTGAACGATTGGTACGATCCGGAATATTATCAGACGGCTCCTGACCGGAATCCGCAAGGCCCGTCGACCGGTGAACATCGGGTATTTCGTGGCGGTGGCTGGATGGATAGTACTCCGACTGTGCGGACAGCCCAGCGCAATGGAAAAGCTCCTGAGGCACAGGCCAACTGGCTGGGCTTTCGGTGTGCTGCTGGATTGAAGAATGACCTCACTCATTCGATTTCCACTCCCTAATGGTGAGAAATGGATGCGTTCTCGTTGCTGAGTTGCTCTCCATTTCATCTCATAAAGATTATTGATGTATTTTTCAATACTTCTTACTAAACGCAGGGGACGGTCCTAATTTCAGAGGGTTTGAGTTCGCAAAAGGTTTAAATCTGAATTTCTGGTGATTCGAATGTGATAGGGTGATATGAGAGGAGTGGCTCACCAAAGAAAGTTACCAATCACTATGAGATGCTCGCAAGGATATTTTAATGCTCGAGTGTCTTGTCGTATGTGACCGGGAGTACTTCCTGATTATTGGGTTTTTGGGAAGAAGGCAGATATAACACATTGATATTTTTGGGCCGGCAGTGATGAGAAGGAGGGCGTTGGAATGATGATGAGAGTTTTGGTGGTCGTGATCTTCCTGATGATGGTGTCATCCATGGGGTGGGCCTATCAAGAGAGCCAGGTCAGCAATGGAGGGGCAATTCAAGGGCATGTCCGTTTACTTGGTGAACCCCCAAGACCGATGGCGTTTAATCTCGTCACGATCCCGGATGCCGTATATTGTGGAAGAATTTCTACCGGAACTGGGTGGCGCATTGTTGAGGATTTTATTATTGGGCCTCAGGGATCGCTTAAGGATGCGGTGGTGATGGTAAAAGGGGTAGACAAAGGCAAACCGTTTTCTTTGCCAAAGGTCGAGGTTGAGGCGATTGATTGCGATTTTTTGCCATTTGTCAATGTCTTAAAGGACCAGGATGAAATCACCGTGATTAATATGGATCCGGTAGAACATGATATCCAGGGATATGAAACGGCAAGAGAACGAGGGGCCAGGGTCTTGTTTAATCGTCCGTTGCCCATGAACCCCTTTCACAATGTAGTTGGTATGTTTGGGGAAAATGTCCATACCCATCTTCCCGGAAAACCGATGATTGAAAAAATTCATTTGCGAAAGGGCCGTGATGTGTTTGTTATGCAATGTGGATTTCATCCCTATATGTTTTCTTGGGGATTAGTGGTGGAAAATCCCTATTATTCGATTTCCAAAGAGGATGGAGCCTACGAAATTAGCGATATTCCAGCAGGAGAATATGAGGTGGCTGTTTGGCATCCTGGTATGAAAACCTATTTAGAAAAAACAGTCCGGGTGGAATCGGGAAAAACGCTGACATTAGACTTTCAATATGAGTCTCCCCAGGGACGGCGAAGCGTGCATGAAATGCAGGAAAATCCGCATTTTGGGCTGGAGATGCTTGGAGAGGGCGTTGAGATTATCCCGTCGTTACGACGACAAGTTCCCTGAGAGAAGGGGTGAGCATGAAACAGAAGCGAGTGATGGAAATTGTCGTGATAATAGGCTTGCTCTGGATCACCAGTTCGACCGCTTTCGGTTATGAAGTGATTGACGTAACGGATGGGGCCACCATTGTCGGCACGGTGACTCTCAAGGGCATTCCGCCTTCTCCTAAAGCGTACAACCTGGTGACGTTCCCTGATCCAGAGTATTGCGGCCGCATTTCTGATGGCCAGGGTTGGCGACTCCTTAAGGACTTTGTGGTGAATGATCACAATCAACTTCAAGGGGTCGTGATTGTAATTGAAGGTGTAAATGCCGGGAAACCGTTTTCCCTTTCTATTCCGAAGGTGGAAGCTCGCGACTGTCAATTTCTCCCATTTACGACGGTTGTTCGTGATGAGCATGGGATTGAAGTGGTGAATATGGATCCGGTCATGCATGATATTCAAGCCTATGAGACGTCGTTGAGCCAAGGTACACGGGTGTTATTTAATTCTCCTCTGCCCTTTAATCCCCGGCATCAACGTGAAGATATTCATGCGACACATGAGCATCTGCCGGGGAAATCCTTGGTCCATCAATTTCAACTGAGCAAGGGACGTAAAACCTTTGTGATGCAGTGCGGGTTTCATGCCTACATGGAAAGCTGGGGGATTGCGGTGGATAATCCCTATTTCAACTTTACCAATGAAAGGGGAGAGTATGTTATTTCATCACTCCCGCCTGGAAGTTATCGCATTCGTGCATGGCATCCAAGTGTGAAGCATGAGCAGGTTTATGAATTTTCCGTGGAACCGAATCAAACCGTGAGAAGGGATTTTTCCTTGGAATCTCCCGTAGGCCGTTGGACGGCACATACCATCAGGACCCCGCCTCGATTTTCTGCCGCTGCTCTGGGCCACCCTGTTCTAATAGAGCCTTTGGTTGAACACCAAAGACCATGAAATGGATAGACGTTTTCCTTCTTTTCTCCCGAATTTGTGATAAGAAATTGGCGGGCGTGGTGGGTTGTGCCATTTTTGGAATGGTGGCTTGGTTCCCGCCCGGTTGGGCCTTCGCCGACTCTCCCAACATCTCTGACCACATACCCAGGGAATTCTCCGCAAGACTCATCTGGAAGACGGGAGGCCATATCGCCAAAGCCCAGTTGTTTGCGAAAAAGGATCGCTATCGCATTGAGCCGGCAGGGGGAATACGAACAGGGTTAGGCTATGCGGGCGTTCTCATTATTCGATTGGATAAACAAAAAACCTGGTATATGTTGTCGCAACGGCGAATGATCTTAAGCGTTCCCTTAATTTTGGATTATTTGTTACCATTTTCTATCCGGTTGGAGGGAGAGACGAATCGAACGGTTATTGGGGAATCCGTGGTAGGGGATCAACCTGCCCTGCTCTATGACGTGGAGGTCAAAGATCGTTTTGGCCAACTCGAACGATTTTTCGAATGGGTGGATCTTCAACGGGAGGTTCTCTTGAAACTCTTAAGCCAGGATCGGGACTGGTTTGTGGAATATCATCATGTGGTGCTTTCTTCGCAACCAGATTATTACTTTGAAGCACCATTAGGCTATCGAATTATTGAGGCTCAGGAAGCCCCGATTCCGAGGGGGTAGACATATGATGTGGCTAGCAGATGGGGGTAAATAAAAAAGGATGAATCGTTATAATGCAATGTTTTTTCTGGGAGTCCTGTGGATTTTCTCAGGTTCGGTTTGGGCGGAAGAGGCACAGGAGGAAACGGTTGTTCAGGTGCAAAAAGCCTATGAGCAGGGTCTTTTTCAGCAGGTCGTTGACCTCGTTAAGCCATTAGAAAAAGAGTTCTCTTCCCCCTCGCAAGTTTCTCGCCTGTACATTCTTGCCTTGGCTAACCTGGGAAAAACTCCTGAAGCCATTGAAACCTATGATAAAGAGGTTGGCGTAACCAAGCGGGAAGATGAGCCTTTGCTACGGCAGATGGCCATTGCCAGTATATTGCCTCTCCGTTCC
The sequence above is a segment of the Nitrospira sp. MA-1 genome. Coding sequences within it:
- a CDS encoding SUMF1/EgtB/PvdO family nonheme iron enzyme, which produces MRGRQSKKRLVATGLLVIGFTLISVMMTWALDVSDIRPEWTEAGKKLALQRAQWPTKEKRVVIPAGWFTMGSNKKIDRKAYRPEMPQRQVYLDAFEIDAYEVTALEYLRFVVDTGRPPLPDWKFDGGNFQESMAHHPVMHVSWFEADAYCRWAGKRLPTEAEWEKAARGTDARIYPWGNTPAGLTRANFGRSGISGPVRDRPERLLLYPPIISVDKYEIGVSPYNVFQMAGNVAEWVNDWYDPEYYQTAPDRNPQGPSTGEHRVFRGGGWMDSTPTVRTAQRNGKAPEAQANWLGFRCAAGLKNDLTHSISTP
- a CDS encoding carboxypeptidase-like regulatory domain-containing protein, coding for MMMRVLVVVIFLMMVSSMGWAYQESQVSNGGAIQGHVRLLGEPPRPMAFNLVTIPDAVYCGRISTGTGWRIVEDFIIGPQGSLKDAVVMVKGVDKGKPFSLPKVEVEAIDCDFLPFVNVLKDQDEITVINMDPVEHDIQGYETARERGARVLFNRPLPMNPFHNVVGMFGENVHTHLPGKPMIEKIHLRKGRDVFVMQCGFHPYMFSWGLVVENPYYSISKEDGAYEISDIPAGEYEVAVWHPGMKTYLEKTVRVESGKTLTLDFQYESPQGRRSVHEMQENPHFGLEMLGEGVEIIPSLRRQVP
- a CDS encoding carboxypeptidase-like regulatory domain-containing protein, encoding MKQKRVMEIVVIIGLLWITSSTAFGYEVIDVTDGATIVGTVTLKGIPPSPKAYNLVTFPDPEYCGRISDGQGWRLLKDFVVNDHNQLQGVVIVIEGVNAGKPFSLSIPKVEARDCQFLPFTTVVRDEHGIEVVNMDPVMHDIQAYETSLSQGTRVLFNSPLPFNPRHQREDIHATHEHLPGKSLVHQFQLSKGRKTFVMQCGFHAYMESWGIAVDNPYFNFTNERGEYVISSLPPGSYRIRAWHPSVKHEQVYEFSVEPNQTVRRDFSLESPVGRWTAHTIRTPPRFSAAALGHPVLIEPLVEHQRP